The Arthrobacter sp. OAP107 DNA segment CGGACAGCCAGCTCGGAGCCGTCACGAAGGGCGGTGAAAGTGCCTTCCAGCGGACGGTCGTCGGGGATGGTGGTGTCCTTCAGCCAGGCGCCGTTCACATGCTGGTAGAGGTCGTCCTGTGGCCTCACGCTGTGGTCGATATTTGACAGGGCGATCCCCGAAATTGGCACAGGAGCTCCTTCGATGACGGGCTGCGGCCGGCACGTTCACCGGTGCAGCGTCTGCATGGTGGACGTTGCTGGAGGTGTTGCACCTTCATCTTACGCACCCGTGTTACTGTGAAATGGTGCGTGCAGAGCTCCTTCTTCTTAGCTGCCGCGGCGAGGCCTCAGACGCGATCTAGCGCAAGGCCCACCCTCGTCGCGGAGTTTGCGTTGCCCGGCCACCCTTTCACTCAGGAATCACAGAAAAGGCCAGATTAATGCGAAACGCACAGAAGCCCTCGGGAATGCCGATCCACCGCTACATCCCGTTCCAGGACCAGATCAAGGTCGATCTGCCGGACCGCACCTGGCCGGATAAAATCATCACCACCGCGCCGCGCTGGTGCGCAGTGGACCTGCGGGACGGCAACCAGGCACTGATCGATCCCATGAGCCCGGCGCGCAAGATGAAGATGTTCGACCTGCTGGTCCGCATGGGCTATAAGGAAATTGAAGTCGGCTTCCCCTCCGCGTCGCAGACCGACTTCGACTTCGTCCGCCAGCTGATCGAAGGCAACCACATCCCGGACGACGTCACCATCCAGGTGCTGACCCAGGCCCGCGAACACCTCATCGAGCGGACCTACGAGTCCCTGGTGGGCGCCAAGCAGGCCATCGTGCACCTGTACAACTCCACCTCCGTCCTGCAGCGCCGCGTGGTGTTCAACCAGGACGAGGACGGCATCCTGGACATCGCCCTGCAGGGCGCGCGCCTCTGCAAGAAGTACGAGGAAACCCTGGGCGACACCCACATCACCTACGAGTACTCACCGGAGTCCTTCACCGGCACTGAGCTGGAGTACGCGGTCCGCGTCTGCAACGCCGTCGCCGACGTCTTTGAGGCGTCAGCCGACCGCCAGGTGATCATCAACCTGCCCGCCACCGTGGAAATGGCCACCCCGAACGTCTACGCGGACTCCATCGAGTGGATGAGCCGGCACCTGCACCCGCGCGAAGGCATCATCCTCTCCCTGCACCCGCACAACGACCGCGGCACCGGCGTGGCCGCGGCCGAGCTGGGCTACCAGGCCGGCGCCGACCGCATCGAGGGCTGCCTGTTCGGCAACGGTGAGCGCACCGGCAACGTGGACCTGGTGACCCTGGGGCTGAACATGTTCGTGCAGGGCATCGACCCGATGATCGACTTTTCCGACATCGATGACGTCCGGCGCACCGTGGAGTACTGCAACCAGCTGCCCGTCGCGGAGCGTGCCCCTTACGGTGGCGACCTCGTCTTCACGGCGTTCTCCGGGTCCCACCAGGACGCCATCAAGAAGGGCCTCGAAGCCCTGGAGAAGGACGCTGCGGCCGCGGGCAAGGACGTCAGCGACGTCACCTGGCAGGTGCCGTACCTGCCCGTGGACCCGAAGGACCTCGGCCGCAGCTACGAGGCCGTGATCCGGGTCAACTCCCAGTCCGGCAAGGGAGGCGTGGCCTACCTGCTGAAGAACGAGCACAGCCTGGACCTGCCGCGGCGCGCGCAGATCGAATTCTCCGGCGTCATCCAGAAGCGCACGGACACTGTCGGCGGCGAAGTCAGCGGCGCCCAGCTGTGGCAGATTTTCCAGGACGAGTACCTGCCCTCCGCCAAGACGGAAAGCCAGTGGGGCCGGTACTCGCTCGGCTCGGTGAAAACCGAATCGGACGAGGACGGCGCCATGACCCTGCACGCCTCACTGGGCGTCGACGGCGCCCACGCCAGCCGCACCGGAACCGGCAACGGCCCCATCGCGGCGCTGCTGGACATCCTGGGCCAGGACGGCGTGGACGTGCGGGTGCTGGACTACAGCGAGCACGCCCTGTCTGAAGGCGGCAGCGCCCTCGCCGCGGCCTACGTCGAATGCGCCGTCGGGGAACGTGTCCTGTGGGGTGTCGGCATCGATTCCAACACCAGCACGTCGGCACTGAAGGCAGTTATCTCTGCCGTGAACCGGGCCATCCGGGACGCCCAGGCCTGAGCTTCCTGAAACAGCTGCGCCGCCGGTCCACGCCGGCGGCGCAGCTGTTTCGGCGGCTGAGCTGTTTTCACGGAGTCAATGGGAAGATAAAGCGTGGCCCAATCATTTGCAGCGCGCAGCTACCGCGACGACGCCGTGGTGTTGCGCACCCACAAGCTGGGCGAGGCGGACCGCATCATCACCCTGCTGACCAAGCACCACGGCCAGGTCCGGGCGGTGGCCAAGGGAGTCCGGCGGACCACCAGCCGCTTTGGCGCCCGCTTGGAGCCCTTCATGGTGGCAGACCTGCAGCTCGTGTCCGGCAAGACCCTCGACATCGTGACACAGGCCATCGCGAAAGGGGCCTACGGGGGCAGCATCGCCGCCGATTACGGGCGCTACACGGTGGCGGCGGCCATGACCGAGACTGCGGAGAAGCTGACCGACGTCGACGGTGAAGCCGGAACCGCGCAGTACAACCTTCTGGTCGGCGCCCTGGCCTCGCTGAGCCGCGGGGATCACGCCCCGGAACTGATCCTGGATTCCTATCTCCTGCGGGCCCTTTCCACCGGCGGCTGGGCGCCCAGCTTCACGGACTGCGCGCGCTGCGGCGCGCCCGGACCGCACACCGCCTTCTCCGCCCCTCTTGGCGGCATGGTCTGCGGCGGCTGCCGCCCGCCGGGGTCGCCGGCGCCGGCACCGGAAACGGTGTCCCTGCTGGGTGCGCTGCTCACCGGGGACTGGACGACGGCGGATGCCTCCCTTCCGCTCCACCGCCGCGAATCCGCGGGCCTGGTGGCAAGCTATCTGCAGTGGCACCTGGAGCGTGTCCTGAAATCCCTCAAACATGTGGAGCGTACCTAACAGTGTCCTTGGGAAAGAAGACCAGTCCTGCCCGGCGCCGCACCGCCCCGGTGGTGGCCCCGTACCCGCACTCCTCAGGCGCGGTTCCGCCGTCCATTCCGGCCGAGTTCGTGCCCAGGCATGTGGCCATTGTGATGGACGGCAACGGCAGGTGGGCCAACCAGCGCGGCCTGCCCCGGATCGAAGGCCACAAAGCGGGGGAGCCGGCTCTGCTGGACGTCGTGGCCGGCGCCATTGAGCTGGGCATCGAATATGTCAGCGTGTACGCCTTCTCCACGGAGAACTGGCGCCGGTCCCCGGAGGAAGTCCGCTTCCTGATGGGATTCAACAAGGAAGTGTTGCGCAGGCAGCGCAACCAGCTCGATGACTGGGGCGTGCGGATCCGTTGGTCCGGACGGCGGCCCAGGCTCTGGGGCTCGGTGATCCGCGAACTCGAGGAAGCGGAGGAATACACCGCCGGAAACAGCACGTGCACGCTGACCATGTGCGTGAACTACGGCGGCCGGGCGGAAATCGCCGACGCCGTGTCCGCCATTGCCCGGGATGTGGCCGACGGAAGGCTCAAGCCCGGTGCCATCACCGAGAAGACGATCCAGAAGTACCTCGACGAGCCGGACCTTCCCGATGTCGACCTGTTCCTCCGCAGTTCAGGCGAACAGCGGCTGTCCAACTTCATGCTGTGGCAGTCGGCGTACGCCGAGTTCGTCTTTCTGGACACCCTGTGGCCCGACGTCGACCGCCGGACCCTCTGGGATGCGGTGGAGATCTACGCCCAGCGGGACCGCCGTTACGGCGGGGCAGTGGACGCCGCCAAGGCCCTCTAGGTCCCGTGGTCCTGGATACCCTGCGCCGGCTCAGGCGGCGTAGCCCCTGATCCACCTGGCCAGTCGCCTGTAGGCGTCGTCGCGCACGTCCGCGCTGGAAAGGAATACATCGTGCAGGGCGCCGTCGATGCGCTCCACGGTGACGCTCCTGCCCAGAGACATCGCGCGGGCGGCGATCGTGTTGACGTCCAGCACCGCGTCCGTGCGGCGCATTTCCTCGTTCCACACCATCCCGTTCTCGCTCGCCGCGGACAGCAGCACCAGGATGGGAATGGTGATGCCCAGGCCCCGGGCCACCTTGGCCTGCCCGGCCAGGATGGCGCTGAGCCAGGCCGCGCGCACCGGAAAGGCAAGGGGCGGCCGGTAGGCAGCGTCCAGCGTCCACTCGCCTTCTGCGGCACTGCTGATGCTCCGCCAGTAGAATCCGCGCTCCGGCAGCCTGAGCACCGCCTCCGGACGCAGGCGGGCGATCGGCTCCACCATGGTCCAGGCCGCGCGCCGGACCAGGGCGCTGCCGTGCATTTCCAGCCATGGACTGTTCAGGACCAGTTGGGATGCCGCGCCGGGATTGCGGCTGGCCCACAAGGCTGCGACGAGCCCACCGGTGGAATGCCCCATGAGCGCGAGCTGCACGGGTTCCGCACCGCCGGACTCGGCGATCATTCCCACCGCGGTGCCGATCTCGGCGTCGTAGTTTCCCAGATCCGCGACGTAGCCGCCAGGGGTGCCCGGCTGCAGGCTGCGGCCGTGGTTGTGCATGTCCAGGGCAAAGAACCTGAAGCCCTGCGCGTCCCAGAACCGGGCCAGCTCGACGTTGAAGAAGTAGTCGCTCCAGCCGTGCAGGAACAGCACCGCACGGCGCGGCCTGCGGGATCGGATGTCCGGAGTATCCGGAGTGTCCGGGACGTCCGGGGGAGTGAAGCGGATCAGCGTCGCCCGGCGGCGGATGCCGTCCGTGCCCGCGGCGTCGAAGGCGCAGGACTCGAAGCCCGGCCCCAGGATGTCGCCTTGCCACTCCATGGCACCAGCGTAGGCTTTCCGGTCCCGGCGCGGTGGTGTTGTGTCGGCCGGGTTTGGTCTGTACCGCCGAAGACGGAAAACTAGAGGCATGCGCGTATACCCCACTTTTTTCAGGCTGGCCTTTTCATGGATGGACGCCGAACGCGCCCACAAGATCGGTTTCAAAGGAATCCGGCTGGTCCATTCCGTGGGAGCAGGACGGTTGCTCGAACGGTTTACGGCCCCGCCGGCGTCCTTGCAGACGAGCGCGCTCGGTCTGACCTTCCCGTCGCCGTTCGGGCTGGCTGCCGGCTTCGACAAGGAGGGCCACGGAATCGAGGCCCTGACGGAGCTCGGCTTCGGCCACGTCGAGGTGGGCACCATCACCGGCCAGGCGCAGCCCGGCAATGAGAAGCCCCGGCTGTTCAGGCTGATTGAGGACCGGGCAGTCATCAACCGGATGGGATTCAATAACGACGGCGCCTCTGCCGTGGCTCCCCGGCTGAAGTCAGCCCGGGCAGCGCTGCAGCGGCGCCACGCCAAGGTGCGGCCTGTGATCGGTGTCAACATCGGCAAGACCAAGGTCGTTGAGCTCGAGGACGCCGTGGAGGATTACCTCATCAGCGCGCGCGGCCTTGCCCCGGCGGCCGACTACCTCGTGGTGAACGTCAGCTCGCCCAATACGCCCGGGCTCCGGCTCCTGCAGAACGTGGAAACCCTCCGGCCGCTGCTGAAGGCAGTGGGGGAGGAAGCCGACAAGTCCGCGGGCCGGCACGTCCCCCTGCTGGTCAAAATCGCACCCGACCTCACCGATGAGGATATTGATGACGTCGCCCGGCTGGCGATGGACCTTGGGCTGGACGGCATCATCGCCACGAACACCACCATCGGCCGCGACGGGCTCAGCTCCGCGGCGGACAAGGTGGAGGGCTGCGGCGCCGGTGGCCTCTCGGGGGCTCCGCTGAAGGGCCGTTCGTTGGAGGTGCTGCGCCGGCTGAAGTCCGTCACCCAGGACCGGCTGACACTGATTTCCGTGGGCGGCGTGGAGACCGGCCAGGATGTCCAGGACCGGCTGGACGCCGGAGCCACCCTGGTCCAGGGCTACACGGCCTTCCTGTACGAGGGGCCGTTCTGGGCCGCCCGGATCAATAAGGAACTGGCGAAGAACCGCTAATACCTGCGCCAACACAGCAGCGCGTTAAACACAACAGCGAGTTAAACAGAGCAGCCCGGCGGTTCTACCGCCGGGCTGCTGCTTTAGGTCCGGGACCGCCCCCTGGCCTGCTGCGCCGCAGGAGGAAAACGAGGAATCAGGACGGGTACTGCCCGCGGCGGACCAGGGGCTTGGGCAGGCGAAGCTTCCGGAACTGCAGCGAACGCATGGAGCCGTACCAGACGGTGCCGCGCTCAATCTCGCCGAACTTTTCGGCGAGGCGCTTGCGGAGCTTCCGGGACAGGATGAACACGTCCACGAAAACGGCCAGGAACATCACCCAGAAGCCGCCCAGCACGTAAACCATCATGTTGCTGCTGGCAGGCACCACGAGGGAGATGATGACGAATACCAGGGCGCCGAACATGAGGTACTCGCCCAGGCTGAAGCGGGCATCCACATAGTCGCGGGCGAACCGCTTCTGCGGGCCCTTGTCACGGATAGGCAGGAACCTTTCATCGCCCGTGTCCAGCGCCTGGCGCATCTTCAGGCGCTGCTCCTGGGCGGCGGCACGTTCCGCTTCCTTGGAGGCCTTGCGGTCCTCCGGCACGAGCGGGCGCTTGCGGGCCGCTTCCTGTGCTTTGCGCTTGGGCGTCGGGACGCCTTTGCCTGCTACTGCGGCTGCCTCGGCAGCCTGCTGGTCAACTAAATCCTGCGCCGCTGGCGCTTCCTTTTTACGTCCGAACACCACAACAGAATACCTTGGCGGACTGTGCCCCCGGTCATGCCCGACTGCCCGGAGAATGCCGGGCGGTGGCAGCCGGCGCCCCCCAGCGGCGATGTTTGTTGTGGCGTGTGACACAGGTAGTGTTTGGCCATGACTACATTCCCTGCGGCGACCCCGCAAGAGTACGACGCCCAGCAGTTTGGGGGGACAGCGGCCGGCATCGACACCGACGCCCTGCGGGCTGCCGTTGACGCGGCCTTCGCCACCACAGTTGCTCAGCTGAAGGACCTGGTGGCGATACCCGGCATCGCCTGGCCCAGCTTTGACCCCGCCCCGCTGGATGCCAGCGCCGAGGCCGTCGCCTCCCTGGTGCGGGCGGCGGGCATCGGGGATGTCCGGATCCTGCACTGCGACAAGGAAGACGGCACCCCCGGCGGCCCGGCCGTCGTCGCACGCCGCGAAGCCGCGCCCGGCAAGCCGACTATCCTTCTTTACGCCCACCACGACGTCCAGCCGCCCGGTGACCCGGCGCTGTGGGAGTCCGAGCCCTTCACCGCCGTCGAACGCAACGGACGCCTATACGGGCGGGGCGCGGCCGACGACAAGGCCGGAATCATGGCCCATGTCGCCGCTTACGGCGCCGTCACCCGGGTTCTCGGGGATGACTTCGGGCTGGGCGTGACCCTGTTCTTCGAGGGGGAGGAAGAAGCCGGTTCGCCGACGTTCAGGACGTTCCTCGAAGCGCACCGCGAGCTGCTCCGCGCCGACGTCATCGTAGTGGCAGATTCCAGCAACTGGAAGGTGGGCGTGCCGGCCCTGACCACGAGCCTGCGCGGACTGGTCGATGGAACCATCGAGGTGCAGGTCCTCGACCACGCCGTGCATTCGGGAATGTTCGGCGGCCCGGTGCTCGATGCACCCACGCTGCTCTCGCGCCTGATCGCCACACTGCACGACGACGACGGCAGTGTGGCCATTGCGGGGCTCGTGGGCCGGGACGAAACCGCCGTGGACCTCACCGAGGCCGAGTACCGCGCTGATGGTTCAGTGCTCGACGGCGTGCAGCTGGCAGGTACGGGAACCATCGCTTCGCGCCTGTGGACCAAGCCGGCCCTCTCGATCATCGGCTTTGATGCGCCGGCCGTCAGTGTTGCTTCCAACACCCTGCTGCCCGTCGCCCGCGCCAAGTTCAGCCTCCGGCTGGCCCCGGGCCAGGACCCGGCGGAGGCCATGGAGGCCGTGCGCCGGCACGTCGAAACCCACGCGCCGTTCGGCGCCAGGGTGACCTTCACGCCGGGGGAGAGCGGCAACGCCTTCCAGACGGATACGGGTTCCGCGGCTGCCGGCCTGGCCATGTGGGCGCTCGGCGAGGCCTGGGGCGTACCGGCCGTGGAAATGGGGATTGGCGGATCGATTCCATTCATCAGCGACCTGACCGAGCTGTACCCCGAGGTCCAGATCCTCGTCACGGGCGTGGAGGACCCCGACTCGCGGGCGCATTCCGCCAACGAATCGCTCCACCTTGGGGACTTCCGCAACGCGGTGGTTGCCGAGGCGCTGCTGCTGGCACGGCTGAACTCAGAGGGTCTCCGCTAGGCCGCGCAGGGAACAATGAGGGGCCTTGGAGGGTTACGACTAAGTTAGAGCTCCGCGCCGGATCGACGTAGCATGTAGCTATAGCCCGTACCGTTTCCGTAGGGGCAGGCACCGTGCAAGCGGGGCAGCCATAACCGTCGTTAGTAAGGTAGGCCAATGAGCACTACGACCAATGAAAACAGCACCGAACCCACCGGCACGGCCAGTGAGGAACTGGCGAGCCACGAGGTTCAGCTGACGGACGTTGCCGCAGGCAAGGTCCGCAGCCTCCTGGAGCAGGAAGGCCGTACCGATCTTCGCCTCCGCGTAGCTGTGCAGCCGGGCGGCTGCTCCGGCCTCATTTACCAGCTGTACTTCGACGAGCGCCTCCTTGAGGGTGACGCGGTACGCGACTTCGACGGTGTCGAGGTCGTCGTCGACAAGATGAGCGTGCCGTACCTCAGCGGTGCCAGCATCGACTTTGAAGACACCATCTCCAAGCAGGGCTTCACCATCGACAACCCGAATGCGGGCGGCTCATGCGCCTGCGGTGACTCGTTCCACTAAAGGGTAAGTAAGCCCTTCCTGAACCTCTTGGCGGCGCCGGTGAAAACCGGCGCCGCCACACGGTGGGGACATGTGGGCGAAAACCTGCGTGGAGCGGTAAGCTCTACACCGAGTAGTAAAACTTTTAGTGTGCCCGGGAAGCTTTTTGCCGCCCTGGCAACAGCAACAAGTAGGAAGGGCCGTCTGTGAGTTCGCAGAACCGAACCGGCAGCCGACGCAAAACGATCACTACGATCACTGGCTTGGCAACTGCCGGCGCGTTGGTTTTGACTGGATGTTCGCCAGAGGTAGAGAAGGGGTGGCTGCCCACCGAGCGTGGCACCACCAATCACACTGACCGCATCATGGACCTCTGGGTCAACTCATGGATTGCCGCCCTCGTGGTGGGCATCATCACTTGGGGCCTGATCGTCTGGTGCCTCGTTGCCTACCGCCGCCGCAAGGGCACCGTGGGCTTCCCGCGGCAGACCAGCTTCAACCTGCCCCTTGAGGTCTTCTACCTGACGATCCCGCTTTTCATGGTCCTGGTGTTCTTCTACTTCACCGACCGCGACCAGCAGGCGATCGATGACCGCTCGCAGCCGGCCGACGTCGTAGTGGACGTCCGCGGCAAGCAGTGGGCATGGGACTTCAACTACAAGAAGGGTGACGTCGTCACCGAGGACCTCCACGAAGCGGGCGTCCAGGCGCACCTGACGGGTGAGGCGATCAACAAGGACAAGCTCCCCACCCTGTACCTGCCCGTCAACAAGTCCGTTGACCTGGAACTGAACTCGCGCGACGTGATTCACTCCTTCTGGGTTCCTGCGTTCCTGCAGAAGAGGGACATGATCCCTGGCAAGACCAACTACATCCGGTTCACCCCCACCAAAGAGGGCACCTACGACGGCAAGTGCGCCGAGCTCTGCGGTGAGTACCACTCCGAGATGCTGTTCCGCGTCAAGGTGGTTTCCGAGTCTGAATTCCAGGCTCACATGAACCAGCTTCGCCAGGACGGCAACACGGGCCTGCTTGGTGACGAGTACGACCGCAACCCGAACCTGAACGCAACGAAGTAAGGGAAGCGAAGTGGCTACTTACACCCAGACCCCCGGGATCCTTGAGGCTCCCGTAGTTCCCAAATCCAAGGGGCGCGTCGTCGTCAACTGGATCACCTCCACCGACCACAAGACCATCGGGTACATGTACCTGATCGCGTCCTTCGTGTTCTTCTGCTTCGGCGGCGTGATGGCCCTGCTCATCCGTGCCGAGCTCTTCGAACCGGGTATGCAGATCCTGCAAACCAAGGAACAGTACAACCAGCTGTTCACCATGCACGGCACCGTCATGCTGCTGATGTTCGCCACGCCGCTCTTTGCCGGCTTT contains these protein-coding regions:
- a CDS encoding dipeptidase gives rise to the protein MTTFPAATPQEYDAQQFGGTAAGIDTDALRAAVDAAFATTVAQLKDLVAIPGIAWPSFDPAPLDASAEAVASLVRAAGIGDVRILHCDKEDGTPGGPAVVARREAAPGKPTILLYAHHDVQPPGDPALWESEPFTAVERNGRLYGRGAADDKAGIMAHVAAYGAVTRVLGDDFGLGVTLFFEGEEEAGSPTFRTFLEAHRELLRADVIVVADSSNWKVGVPALTTSLRGLVDGTIEVQVLDHAVHSGMFGGPVLDAPTLLSRLIATLHDDDGSVAIAGLVGRDETAVDLTEAEYRADGSVLDGVQLAGTGTIASRLWTKPALSIIGFDAPAVSVASNTLLPVARAKFSLRLAPGQDPAEAMEAVRRHVETHAPFGARVTFTPGESGNAFQTDTGSAAAGLAMWALGEAWGVPAVEMGIGGSIPFISDLTELYPEVQILVTGVEDPDSRAHSANESLHLGDFRNAVVAEALLLARLNSEGLR
- a CDS encoding isoprenyl transferase; this translates as MSLGKKTSPARRRTAPVVAPYPHSSGAVPPSIPAEFVPRHVAIVMDGNGRWANQRGLPRIEGHKAGEPALLDVVAGAIELGIEYVSVYAFSTENWRRSPEEVRFLMGFNKEVLRRQRNQLDDWGVRIRWSGRRPRLWGSVIRELEEAEEYTAGNSTCTLTMCVNYGGRAEIADAVSAIARDVADGRLKPGAITEKTIQKYLDEPDLPDVDLFLRSSGEQRLSNFMLWQSAYAEFVFLDTLWPDVDRRTLWDAVEIYAQRDRRYGGAVDAAKAL
- a CDS encoding alpha/beta hydrolase, which codes for MEWQGDILGPGFESCAFDAAGTDGIRRRATLIRFTPPDVPDTPDTPDIRSRRPRRAVLFLHGWSDYFFNVELARFWDAQGFRFFALDMHNHGRSLQPGTPGGYVADLGNYDAEIGTAVGMIAESGGAEPVQLALMGHSTGGLVAALWASRNPGAASQLVLNSPWLEMHGSALVRRAAWTMVEPIARLRPEAVLRLPERGFYWRSISSAAEGEWTLDAAYRPPLAFPVRAAWLSAILAGQAKVARGLGITIPILVLLSAASENGMVWNEEMRRTDAVLDVNTIAARAMSLGRSVTVERIDGALHDVFLSSADVRDDAYRRLARWIRGYAA
- the coxB gene encoding cytochrome c oxidase subunit II, with protein sequence MSSQNRTGSRRKTITTITGLATAGALVLTGCSPEVEKGWLPTERGTTNHTDRIMDLWVNSWIAALVVGIITWGLIVWCLVAYRRRKGTVGFPRQTSFNLPLEVFYLTIPLFMVLVFFYFTDRDQQAIDDRSQPADVVVDVRGKQWAWDFNYKKGDVVTEDLHEAGVQAHLTGEAINKDKLPTLYLPVNKSVDLELNSRDVIHSFWVPAFLQKRDMIPGKTNYIRFTPTKEGTYDGKCAELCGEYHSEMLFRVKVVSESEFQAHMNQLRQDGNTGLLGDEYDRNPNLNATK
- a CDS encoding iron-sulfur cluster assembly accessory protein, coding for MSTTTNENSTEPTGTASEELASHEVQLTDVAAGKVRSLLEQEGRTDLRLRVAVQPGGCSGLIYQLYFDERLLEGDAVRDFDGVEVVVDKMSVPYLSGASIDFEDTISKQGFTIDNPNAGGSCACGDSFH
- a CDS encoding quinone-dependent dihydroorotate dehydrogenase, whose product is MRVYPTFFRLAFSWMDAERAHKIGFKGIRLVHSVGAGRLLERFTAPPASLQTSALGLTFPSPFGLAAGFDKEGHGIEALTELGFGHVEVGTITGQAQPGNEKPRLFRLIEDRAVINRMGFNNDGASAVAPRLKSARAALQRRHAKVRPVIGVNIGKTKVVELEDAVEDYLISARGLAPAADYLVVNVSSPNTPGLRLLQNVETLRPLLKAVGEEADKSAGRHVPLLVKIAPDLTDEDIDDVARLAMDLGLDGIIATNTTIGRDGLSSAADKVEGCGAGGLSGAPLKGRSLEVLRRLKSVTQDRLTLISVGGVETGQDVQDRLDAGATLVQGYTAFLYEGPFWAARINKELAKNR
- the leuA gene encoding 2-isopropylmalate synthase, giving the protein MRNAQKPSGMPIHRYIPFQDQIKVDLPDRTWPDKIITTAPRWCAVDLRDGNQALIDPMSPARKMKMFDLLVRMGYKEIEVGFPSASQTDFDFVRQLIEGNHIPDDVTIQVLTQAREHLIERTYESLVGAKQAIVHLYNSTSVLQRRVVFNQDEDGILDIALQGARLCKKYEETLGDTHITYEYSPESFTGTELEYAVRVCNAVADVFEASADRQVIINLPATVEMATPNVYADSIEWMSRHLHPREGIILSLHPHNDRGTGVAAAELGYQAGADRIEGCLFGNGERTGNVDLVTLGLNMFVQGIDPMIDFSDIDDVRRTVEYCNQLPVAERAPYGGDLVFTAFSGSHQDAIKKGLEALEKDAAAAGKDVSDVTWQVPYLPVDPKDLGRSYEAVIRVNSQSGKGGVAYLLKNEHSLDLPRRAQIEFSGVIQKRTDTVGGEVSGAQLWQIFQDEYLPSAKTESQWGRYSLGSVKTESDEDGAMTLHASLGVDGAHASRTGTGNGPIAALLDILGQDGVDVRVLDYSEHALSEGGSALAAAYVECAVGERVLWGVGIDSNTSTSALKAVISAVNRAIRDAQA
- the recO gene encoding DNA repair protein RecO is translated as MAQSFAARSYRDDAVVLRTHKLGEADRIITLLTKHHGQVRAVAKGVRRTTSRFGARLEPFMVADLQLVSGKTLDIVTQAIAKGAYGGSIAADYGRYTVAAAMTETAEKLTDVDGEAGTAQYNLLVGALASLSRGDHAPELILDSYLLRALSTGGWAPSFTDCARCGAPGPHTAFSAPLGGMVCGGCRPPGSPAPAPETVSLLGALLTGDWTTADASLPLHRRESAGLVASYLQWHLERVLKSLKHVERT
- a CDS encoding DUF3043 domain-containing protein; this translates as MFGRKKEAPAAQDLVDQQAAEAAAVAGKGVPTPKRKAQEAARKRPLVPEDRKASKEAERAAAQEQRLKMRQALDTGDERFLPIRDKGPQKRFARDYVDARFSLGEYLMFGALVFVIISLVVPASSNMMVYVLGGFWVMFLAVFVDVFILSRKLRKRLAEKFGEIERGTVWYGSMRSLQFRKLRLPKPLVRRGQYPS